A region of Triplophysa dalaica isolate WHDGS20190420 chromosome 20, ASM1584641v1, whole genome shotgun sequence DNA encodes the following proteins:
- the LOC130409237 gene encoding uncharacterized protein LOC130409237 isoform X1, which translates to MKTVMEGDVLNLPTGKTEPRSLEDVMWLFERGDRTFRIAQMYQGFSPFYDKSLTDRVEMDPHTGSLSIYNISTTESGLYTASLTINGFVTRKKIKVDVYASVSLPAVSNSFTDTQTQGTSQEKYEFCSVVCSVKNDRDVFISWYKGDEIVNHSSSSDLSINLSLPLKLHYNDTESYSCTAANPVSHKSIRLHMKHLCPHYEGKITQTYIRKSLPTTTTFVPLHTDKLFPGKENVYKNDSSRIFSSTDCLKHCGDVEVLIRLILSALVGLATVVFLLEHMYFWSVQGRL; encoded by the exons ATGAAAACTGTGATGGAGGGAGACGTTCTTAATCTACCAACAGGAAAAACTGAACCCAGGAGTCTTGAAGACGTGATGTGGCTGTTTGAAAGAGGTGACCGAACTTTCCGTATTGCACAGATGTATCAAGGATTTTCACCCTTTTATGATAAGAGTCTAACAGACCGAGTGGAGATGGATCCACATACAGGATCTTTGAGCATCTATAACATCAGCACCACTGAATCTGGACTCTACACAGCATCACTCACCATTAATGGATTTGTCACAAGGAAGAAGATCAAAGTTGATGTTTATG CATCAGTTTCTCTTCCGGCTGTTAGCAACTCATTTACAGACACCCAGACTCAAG GTACATCACAGGAGAAGTATGAATTCTGCTCTGTTGTCTGCTCTGTGAAAAATGATCGAGACGTCTTCATCTCATGGTATAAAGGAGATGAAATAGTGAATCACAGCAGTAGTTCTGATCTCAGCATTAATCTCAGTTTACCTTTAAAACTTCATTATAATGATACAGAATCATACAGCTGCACCGCTGCAAACCCAGTGAGCCATAAAAGCATCCGTCTACACATGAAACACCTCTGTCCACATTATGAAGGTAAAATAACACAGACGTACATCAGGAAGTCTCTTCCTACCACAACCACATTTGTGCCACTTCACACAGACAAACTGTTTCCTGGTAAAGAGAATGTGTATAAGAATGACTCCAGCAGAATCTTTTCATCTACAGACTGTCTGAAGCATTGTGGAGATGTTGAAGTTCTGATCCGCTTGATTCTGTCTGCTCTGGTGGGACTTGCTACTGTTGTGTTTCTGCTTGAACACATGTACTTCTGGTCTGTTCAGGGAAGACTTTAA
- the LOC130409237 gene encoding CD48 antigen-like isoform X2, translating to MKTVMEGDVLNLPTGKTEPRSLEDVMWLFERGDRTFRIAQMYQGFSPFYDKSLTDRVEMDPHTGSLSIYNISTTESGLYTASLTINGFVTRKKIKVDVYASVSLPAVSNSFTDTQTQGTSQEKYEFCSVVCSVKNDRDVFISWYKGDEIVNHSSSSDLSINLSLPLKLHYNDTESYSCTAANPVSHKSIRLHMKHLCPHYEDCLKHCGDVEVLIRLILSALVGLATVVFLLEHMYFWSVQGRL from the exons ATGAAAACTGTGATGGAGGGAGACGTTCTTAATCTACCAACAGGAAAAACTGAACCCAGGAGTCTTGAAGACGTGATGTGGCTGTTTGAAAGAGGTGACCGAACTTTCCGTATTGCACAGATGTATCAAGGATTTTCACCCTTTTATGATAAGAGTCTAACAGACCGAGTGGAGATGGATCCACATACAGGATCTTTGAGCATCTATAACATCAGCACCACTGAATCTGGACTCTACACAGCATCACTCACCATTAATGGATTTGTCACAAGGAAGAAGATCAAAGTTGATGTTTATG CATCAGTTTCTCTTCCGGCTGTTAGCAACTCATTTACAGACACCCAGACTCAAG GTACATCACAGGAGAAGTATGAATTCTGCTCTGTTGTCTGCTCTGTGAAAAATGATCGAGACGTCTTCATCTCATGGTATAAAGGAGATGAAATAGTGAATCACAGCAGTAGTTCTGATCTCAGCATTAATCTCAGTTTACCTTTAAAACTTCATTATAATGATACAGAATCATACAGCTGCACCGCTGCAAACCCAGTGAGCCATAAAAGCATCCGTCTACACATGAAACACCTCTGTCCACATTATGAAG ACTGTCTGAAGCATTGTGGAGATGTTGAAGTTCTGATCCGCTTGATTCTGTCTGCTCTGGTGGGACTTGCTACTGTTGTGTTTCTGCTTGAACACATGTACTTCTGGTCTGTTCAGGGAAGACTTTAA
- the LOC130409237 gene encoding uncharacterized protein LOC130409237 isoform X3, translated as MKTVMEGDVLNLPTGKTEPRSLEDVMWLFERGDRTFRIAQMYQGFSPFYDKSLTDRVEMDPHTGSLSIYNISTTESGLYTASLTINGFVTRKKIKVDVYASVSLPAVSNSFTDTQTQESYSCTAANPVSHKSIRLHMKHLCPHYEGKITQTYIRKSLPTTTTFVPLHTDKLFPGKENVYKNDSSRIFSSTDCLKHCGDVEVLIRLILSALVGLATVVFLLEHMYFWSVQGRL; from the exons ATGAAAACTGTGATGGAGGGAGACGTTCTTAATCTACCAACAGGAAAAACTGAACCCAGGAGTCTTGAAGACGTGATGTGGCTGTTTGAAAGAGGTGACCGAACTTTCCGTATTGCACAGATGTATCAAGGATTTTCACCCTTTTATGATAAGAGTCTAACAGACCGAGTGGAGATGGATCCACATACAGGATCTTTGAGCATCTATAACATCAGCACCACTGAATCTGGACTCTACACAGCATCACTCACCATTAATGGATTTGTCACAAGGAAGAAGATCAAAGTTGATGTTTATG CATCAGTTTCTCTTCCGGCTGTTAGCAACTCATTTACAGACACCCAGACTCAAG AATCATACAGCTGCACCGCTGCAAACCCAGTGAGCCATAAAAGCATCCGTCTACACATGAAACACCTCTGTCCACATTATGAAGGTAAAATAACACAGACGTACATCAGGAAGTCTCTTCCTACCACAACCACATTTGTGCCACTTCACACAGACAAACTGTTTCCTGGTAAAGAGAATGTGTATAAGAATGACTCCAGCAGAATCTTTTCATCTACAGACTGTCTGAAGCATTGTGGAGATGTTGAAGTTCTGATCCGCTTGATTCTGTCTGCTCTGGTGGGACTTGCTACTGTTGTGTTTCTGCTTGAACACATGTACTTCTGGTCTGTTCAGGGAAGACTTTAA
- the LOC130409237 gene encoding uncharacterized protein LOC130409237 isoform X4 → MKTVMEGDVLNLPTGKTEPRSLEDVMWLFERGDRTFRIAQMYQGFSPFYDKSLTDRVEMDPHTGSLSIYNISTTESGLYTASLTINGFVTRKKIKVDVYASVSLPAVSNSFTDTQTQESYSCTAANPVSHKSIRLHMKHLCPHYEDCLKHCGDVEVLIRLILSALVGLATVVFLLEHMYFWSVQGRL, encoded by the exons ATGAAAACTGTGATGGAGGGAGACGTTCTTAATCTACCAACAGGAAAAACTGAACCCAGGAGTCTTGAAGACGTGATGTGGCTGTTTGAAAGAGGTGACCGAACTTTCCGTATTGCACAGATGTATCAAGGATTTTCACCCTTTTATGATAAGAGTCTAACAGACCGAGTGGAGATGGATCCACATACAGGATCTTTGAGCATCTATAACATCAGCACCACTGAATCTGGACTCTACACAGCATCACTCACCATTAATGGATTTGTCACAAGGAAGAAGATCAAAGTTGATGTTTATG CATCAGTTTCTCTTCCGGCTGTTAGCAACTCATTTACAGACACCCAGACTCAAG AATCATACAGCTGCACCGCTGCAAACCCAGTGAGCCATAAAAGCATCCGTCTACACATGAAACACCTCTGTCCACATTATGAAG ACTGTCTGAAGCATTGTGGAGATGTTGAAGTTCTGATCCGCTTGATTCTGTCTGCTCTGGTGGGACTTGCTACTGTTGTGTTTCTGCTTGAACACATGTACTTCTGGTCTGTTCAGGGAAGACTTTAA